The genomic stretch GCCGCGCTGGGTCTGCCGTTCTGGCTGGCCGGCGGGCAGAGCAGCCCGCACCGGCTGGTGGCGGCGAGGGCCGCCGGCGCAGCCGGCATCCAGGTCGGTACGGCCTTCGCGCTGTGCCGCGAGTCGGGCATCAACGACGAACTGAAGCGGCGGCTGCGGCGGGACGCGGCCGACGGGACGCTGACCGTGCGCAACGACGTGCGGGCGTCGCCGACCGGATTTCCCTTCAAGCTCGCCGTCCTGCCCGGAACCACCGCCGACGACCAGGTGCACGCCGAGCGGCCCCGGCTGTGCGACCTCGGCTACCTGCGCACCCCCTACCGCCGGGCCACCGGCGCGGTCGGCTACCGCTGCCCGGCCGAACCGGTCGACGAGTACGTGCGCAAGGGCGGTGACGTTGACGACTCCGCCGGCAGCCGGTGCCTGTGCAACGGCCTGATCGCCACGGTCGGCCTCGGTCAGCGGCGCGCCGAGGGCTACCTCGAACCACCGCTGGTGACCCTCGGCCAGGACCTGTCCTTCCTGCCTCACCTCATCCGCGGCGACGAGGACTACACCGCGGCGGACGTCGTGCGGTACCTGCTCGCGGCGGCGCGCTGAGCGGCCGCCCGGCGGAAACCCCCACCACGGCGGGACGTCGGGCCCTGGCGGCCGCGGATCACCGCACCGTAACGTTCGGGCCGGTCACGAGCGCCGGCGTCAAGGTCCGGCTTGCCGGCCGGCAACCCTGCACCGCGGCGGCGTGCGCCCGGGACGCGACGACGTCGAGGAGGTTCAGGCCGGGAGGGGTTGCCGGTGCAGGCGGATCTGCCAGACGTCCGGGCCGTCCTGCAACCATTGGCCGGCGACCTGGCCCGCGTACCGGCTCTCGATCTCGGCCAGCAGCGGCAGCGGGGCATGGGGCGCGACCAGCACCACCGCGGCGTCCGGGGGCAGGGCGTCGAGCGCGGCGAGGACGCGGGCGTGCCGCTCGCCGTGCGGCAGGTCGCGCACGTCGAGGCGAGGGTCGATGGCCAGGGCCGGCGCCTCGGCGCCCGCCCTGGCGGGGTCCCCGCCGCATCCGCAGCCACCGCATCCGCACCCGTCGGCGTCCACGTCGGCGTCCGCGCCGATGATGTCGTGCATGCCGTCGAGCAGCCCGGCCAGCGACACCCCGTCGGCGGCGGCGAGCAGCGGCACGACCAGGTCGTTCTCTTTGGCCAGATGGCTGGCGAAAACAGCCCGCAGGGCGTGCGCGGTGGCCGCCGCCACGACCGGGGAGACCTCGGCCTCCAGGTCGGCGACCAGGGCGGCGATGACCCGGTGCTCCCCCAGCATCCCGTCGATCAGCAGCTTGCCGGCCGGTAGCTCGGCGGCGGCCGGGTACAGGGCCGCCTCCTCGGCGTACGCGTGCGGCAGCAGTTCGTCGTGCAGCCACGACGTCAGACGGTCGCGAAGCTCCCCCACCTGCGTCGGGGCATCGGTCTCGGCGGCTTCGACGAGCCGCGTGACGTGGCCGCTGAGCGCGGCGGCCAGTTCGCTGTGGTGACGCACGACCGCCTCGGCAGCTCGCTGGTCGGCGAGCGCGGACTGTGACATGGAACCCCTCCATAGTTTTGATGGCATCTGACGTTATAACGTTAGACACCATGGAAACACCGCGGACAGGGCCTACCGGCGAGACAATCGACACGCCCCGCCACCGGGCGCTGGGATCGGACAGCCGGGCGAGGATCCTGCGCCTGGTGCGCGCCGCCGGCGGTGGCGTCACCGCCGCCGAGGTCGCGGCCCAGACCGGGCAACACTTGTCCACGACGCGGGCGCACCTGGACCGGCTGACCGAGGCCGGGCTGCTCGTAAAGGCCCGCGCCAGCGGCGGACAGCCGGGCCGTCCGGCATGGCGCTACCGCGCCACGGCGGCGGACCCGGCGCCCGCGCCGTACCGGGCGCTGGCCGCCGCGCTGCTCGATCACGTGTCCGGCGACGCCGGCGACGTGCGCGAGGCCGCCGCGCGTGCGGGCCAGGATTGGGGCCGGCATCTGGCCGCTGCCGTTCCGGATCGTCAGGACCCGGTCGAGTCGGTCGTCTCCGTGCTCGACGGGCTCGGTTTCAGCCCACGCCGCCAGCCGCCGGAGCAGACCGGCGGCACCGAGGTGCACCTGCGCACCTGCCCGTTCCTCGAGCTGGTGGGCCGCAGCCCGGACGCCATGTGCGGGCTGCATCTCGGCGTGGTCAGGGGGATCCTCGAGCGCGACGGCGTGCCGGCCGAGACAGTAGTGCTGGAGCCCTTCGGCGCGCCGTCGGCCTGTGTCGTACGACTTCCGGCGCCGATCGCCCGGCGGCGGCCGTGAGCCGCCCGGCAGGAATCGCGGTCCGATGGCGGCTGCCCCTGCTGGCCGCCGGCGCGGCATCGCTGCTGACCGGTCTGTACGCGGGCCTGTTGCTGCTCGGCGCTCGGGTGCCCGCTCCCGCGGTGGCGCTCGAGCAGGTCCACGGTCCGGTGATGGTGTTCGGCTTCGTCGGCACGCTCATCGCACTGGAACGCGCCGTTGCCCTCGGCGTCCGCTGGGCGCTGCTGGCCCCGGCCTGCTCCGGACTGGGCGGGCTCGTCCTGGTGGCGACCGGACCCACCCTGGCCGGCAAGACGTTGGCCATGGCGGCATCGGTGGTCCTGCTGGGCATCTACCGGGCGCTGTGGCGCCGGCAGCCGAGCGCCGGGCTGCTCGCCCAGGGGTGCGGCGCGTTCGGCTGGTACGCCGCGACGCTGCTGTGGCTGGCCGGGTACGCAGTGGCCGAGATCGTGCCGTGGATGGCGGTGTTCGTAGTGGCGACCATTGCCGGCGAGCGCCTCGAGCCGGCCCACATCGCGCTACGCGACCGTAACGCCGAGCGCTGGTTCCTCGTCGCGCTCGCCGCCGTCCTGGGCGGCGCCACGGCCGGCACGCTGTGGCCTGCGGCCGGTGCACATCTGTTCGGCGCGGGCGTGCTGGCTGTCACGGCGTGGCTCGCCGTCTTCGACGTCGCCCGGCGCACCGTGCGGGCCGAAGGCCTGCCTCGCTACATCGCCGCCGGTCTGCTCGCCGGTTACGGATGGCTGGCCCTGGCCGGGTTGCTCTGGGCCGGCGCAGGGCCCGTTCTGGGGGGGCCGCGCTACGACGCGACGCTGCACGCACTCTTCCTCGGCTTCGTCATGTCGATGATCTTCGTGCACGCGCCAGTGATCTTTCCTGCCGTGCTGCGCCGGCCCCTGCCCTACCACCGGGCGCTCTACGTTCCGCTGGCTCTGCTGCACGCGTCGCTGCTGGTCCGTGTCGTCCTCGGCGACGCGGCCGGGCTGGAACCGGTGTGGCGCGTCGCCGGCGTCGTCAACGTGGCGGCAGTGCTCGCGTTCGCCGCCTGCGCCGTCGCCCTCTGCCTGCGACGGCGGACACCGGCACGAACGGCGCCGCAGGCCGTGGTGGCCCTGTCATGAGCACGACGACGAACCGGCCGGCGCCCGGTGCTCCGGCAGGGCGGGCGGGCTGGCACCGCCGCACGGGGCTGCTGCCACTGGCGTATCTGGCCGCGCTGGTGGTCGTCGGGTTCGTCCACCCGTTACTGCCGGCCTGGCGGTGGCTGGCCATCCATCTGCTCCTGCTCGGCGCGGTCACCAACGCGATCATGGTGTGGAGCGCCCACTTCACCACCGCGGTGCTGCGCTGCCCCGTACCGGCGCGCCGCCGCGGGGAAGCGATGCGTCTCGCCGTACTCAACACCGGCATCGCCGGTGTCCTCGCCGCCGGTGTCACCGACCGGCCCTGGCCCGGCCTTGCCGGCGCGGCGCTGGTGTTCGGCGGGGCTGTCGCGCACCTGCTCTGGCTGACCGCCAGGCTGCGCGCGGCGCTGCCCGCCCGTTTCGCCGTCACCGTGCACTACTACGTCGCCGCCGCGGCGGCCCTGCTCACCGGCGTCCCGGTCGGCGCGTGGATGCTGGTTGTCGACGACGACGGCCGGCCACGGTTGCTGCTGTTCCATG from Paractinoplanes brasiliensis encodes the following:
- a CDS encoding DUF2249 domain-containing protein → MSQSALADQRAAEAVVRHHSELAAALSGHVTRLVEAAETDAPTQVGELRDRLTSWLHDELLPHAYAEEAALYPAAAELPAGKLLIDGMLGEHRVIAALVADLEAEVSPVVAAATAHALRAVFASHLAKENDLVVPLLAAADGVSLAGLLDGMHDIIGADADVDADGCGCGGCGCGGDPARAGAEAPALAIDPRLDVRDLPHGERHARVLAALDALPPDAAVVLVAPHAPLPLLAEIESRYAGQVAGQWLQDGPDVWQIRLHRQPLPA
- a CDS encoding helix-turn-helix transcriptional regulator, yielding METPRTGPTGETIDTPRHRALGSDSRARILRLVRAAGGGVTAAEVAAQTGQHLSTTRAHLDRLTEAGLLVKARASGGQPGRPAWRYRATAADPAPAPYRALAAALLDHVSGDAGDVREAAARAGQDWGRHLAAAVPDRQDPVESVVSVLDGLGFSPRRQPPEQTGGTEVHLRTCPFLELVGRSPDAMCGLHLGVVRGILERDGVPAETVVLEPFGAPSACVVRLPAPIARRRP